In one window of Myxococcus virescens DNA:
- a CDS encoding serine hydrolase domain-containing protein, whose translation MRSVPKPPPGELLQDATRAYVRGYRTASLCAGITQGGVHHVEALRSKGAPPSESALFALGELTPVFTGALLALLVDQGKARLDMPLSEVIPRSLLADATAGRITLEQLATHTSGMPHLPPNLEQNAQTMEDPFGHYDARHFGEFLQTYQPEWPPPRRYAPSILGMGVLGHALSRRAGVNYGHALRDLLFKPLGMADTTLRVSEEQEPRLTPGHTARGKPIPQWTFPALPGAGAAYSTAPDLLRFLDANLGRGDAGVVRALQLTHVPRAEANPGKMGLGWSVTQVRGQPVVWRASVIRGYTSFMGFAAGADAGVVLLANHGWSFFSALRGRIPLQAPGLELLSRLLPTEA comes from the coding sequence ATGCGTTCCGTGCCGAAGCCGCCCCCCGGTGAATTGCTCCAGGATGCCACTCGTGCCTACGTGCGCGGATATCGCACGGCGTCCCTCTGCGCCGGCATCACCCAGGGAGGCGTGCATCACGTCGAAGCGCTGCGGAGCAAAGGCGCGCCGCCCTCTGAAAGCGCCCTCTTCGCGCTGGGCGAGCTGACCCCGGTCTTCACGGGGGCCCTCCTCGCGTTGCTCGTGGACCAGGGCAAGGCACGGCTCGACATGCCCCTGTCCGAGGTGATTCCCCGGTCGCTGCTCGCGGATGCCACGGCGGGCCGCATCACCCTGGAGCAACTGGCGACACACACCTCGGGAATGCCCCACCTGCCTCCCAACCTGGAGCAGAACGCCCAGACGATGGAGGACCCTTTCGGCCATTACGACGCGAGACACTTCGGAGAATTCCTCCAGACCTATCAGCCGGAATGGCCGCCGCCGCGCCGCTATGCGCCCTCCATCCTGGGCATGGGGGTGCTGGGCCACGCGCTCTCCCGGCGCGCGGGGGTCAACTACGGACACGCGTTGAGGGACCTGCTCTTCAAGCCCCTGGGCATGGCCGACACCACGCTGCGCGTGTCCGAGGAACAGGAGCCGCGCCTGACGCCCGGCCACACGGCGCGAGGCAAACCCATCCCCCAATGGACCTTCCCCGCACTGCCGGGAGCTGGCGCCGCCTACTCCACCGCCCCCGACCTGCTCCGCTTCCTCGATGCGAACCTCGGACGGGGCGACGCGGGCGTCGTGCGTGCCCTGCAGCTGACCCATGTGCCGCGTGCGGAGGCGAACCCTGGGAAGATGGGGCTCGGATGGAGCGTGACGCAGGTGCGCGGTCAACCGGTGGTGTGGCGCGCCTCCGTCATCCGGGGCTACACCAGCTTCATGGGCTTCGCCGCTGGAGCGGACGCGGGCGTGGTGCTGCTGGCGAACCATGGCTGGTCCTTCTTCTCCGCGCTCCGTGGGCGCATCCCCCTGCAAGCCCCAGGGCTCGAGCTGCTGTCCCGCCTCCTCCCGACGGAGGCATAG
- a CDS encoding DoxX family protein: MLWLGRIFTALVVATLAFSASKKLGQSPEVIQGFEKSGYPGSVLLTIGITELLCMVLYAVPRTAVLGAILVTGYLGGATSTHVRLSEPFIAPILVGVFAWAGLFLRDARLRALLPLRRSP, from the coding sequence ATGCTCTGGCTGGGACGCATCTTCACCGCGCTCGTCGTCGCCACGCTGGCCTTCAGCGCGTCGAAAAAGCTGGGTCAGTCACCCGAAGTCATCCAGGGATTCGAGAAGTCTGGCTACCCTGGCTCGGTGTTGCTGACCATTGGAATCACCGAGCTCCTCTGCATGGTGCTCTACGCGGTGCCGCGGACGGCCGTCTTGGGCGCCATCCTCGTTACGGGCTACCTCGGCGGCGCCACCTCGACGCACGTGCGTCTGTCCGAGCCGTTCATCGCCCCCATCCTCGTGGGCGTTTTCGCCTGGGCGGGGCTGTTCCTGCGGGACGCACGTCTCCGGGCCTTGCTGCCCCTGCGCCGCTCGCCCTGA
- a CDS encoding hemerythrin domain-containing protein — MDALDVLNQEHRHIQRVLVVLERAVAKGRDGEFVSASLFLRAANFFLTFVDGSHHAKEMVLFQTMVAHRLPLAPGLLAQVSGEHGTGSEHAVAMLCAAEAMLRGGETDPARMLDAADDWLRLYRGHTAVEEAQVFPMARRLLPAGILDRMRTRFARIEASHGSLAEAAEAMERAFTPPTAGRLFPRGPVCSF, encoded by the coding sequence ATGGATGCATTGGACGTGTTGAACCAGGAGCACCGCCACATCCAGCGCGTGCTGGTCGTCTTGGAGCGGGCGGTGGCGAAGGGGCGCGATGGGGAGTTCGTCTCGGCCTCGCTCTTCCTGCGCGCCGCGAACTTCTTCCTCACCTTCGTGGACGGCAGCCACCACGCGAAGGAGATGGTGCTCTTCCAGACGATGGTGGCGCACCGGCTGCCGCTGGCGCCCGGGCTGCTGGCCCAGGTGTCCGGCGAGCACGGCACCGGCAGCGAGCACGCGGTGGCCATGCTCTGCGCGGCGGAGGCGATGCTTCGGGGTGGGGAGACGGACCCCGCGCGCATGCTCGACGCGGCGGATGACTGGTTGCGCCTGTACCGGGGGCACACCGCGGTGGAGGAGGCGCAGGTGTTCCCCATGGCGCGGCGGCTGCTGCCCGCGGGAATCCTGGACCGGATGCGGACGCGCTTCGCCCGAATCGAGGCATCGCATGGCTCGCTGGCGGAGGCTGCGGAGGCCATGGAGCGCGCCTTCACGCCCCCCACGGCGGGACGTCTCTTCCCGCGCGGACCGGTGTGCTCGTTCTAG
- a CDS encoding RluA family pseudouridine synthase, with protein MALQKVQVPREAAGERLDRFLSKQVPGINLERARALIDSGAVRIRGKKCQPTRKLWGGEEIELERPEPRAAPVASSEGPVLPVLHDDAALVIVNKPPGIVVEPEGRAASVVGLLAAQRPPFDVEGLAQPGVVHRLDRETSGCLAFARTDTAAAALLRSFQEKRVDKRYWTLVLGQPPARGRLEGPYSRDPSDPRRFTTRVPSARRAALSFEVRERFADAALLEVDLDTGRTHQVRVQLSEAGFPVLADSLYGPPEARAHAAARALGRQALHAFTLELPSPATGQPVRVEAPLPEDFQRALTVLRGG; from the coding sequence ATGGCACTGCAGAAGGTCCAGGTTCCTCGTGAGGCCGCCGGTGAGCGGCTCGACCGCTTCCTGTCGAAGCAGGTCCCAGGCATCAACCTGGAGCGGGCCCGTGCCCTGATTGATTCGGGAGCGGTTCGCATCCGGGGCAAGAAGTGCCAGCCCACGCGCAAGCTGTGGGGCGGCGAAGAGATTGAGCTCGAAAGGCCCGAGCCACGCGCCGCGCCGGTGGCTTCTTCTGAAGGGCCGGTGCTGCCAGTGCTTCATGACGATGCGGCCCTGGTCATCGTGAACAAGCCTCCGGGCATCGTGGTGGAGCCGGAAGGGCGCGCGGCCTCCGTGGTGGGGTTGCTCGCCGCGCAGCGGCCGCCCTTCGATGTGGAGGGACTGGCCCAGCCCGGGGTGGTGCACCGCCTGGACCGGGAGACGAGTGGCTGCCTGGCCTTCGCACGCACGGACACGGCCGCCGCCGCGCTCCTGCGCTCCTTCCAGGAGAAGCGCGTGGACAAGCGCTACTGGACGCTGGTGTTGGGACAGCCGCCCGCGCGGGGACGTCTGGAGGGGCCCTATTCCAGAGATCCGTCGGACCCTCGGCGCTTCACCACCCGCGTGCCCTCCGCGCGTCGCGCGGCGCTCTCCTTCGAGGTTCGCGAGCGCTTCGCGGATGCAGCGTTGCTGGAGGTCGACCTGGATACGGGCCGCACGCACCAGGTTCGCGTGCAGCTCTCCGAGGCCGGGTTCCCCGTGCTGGCGGATTCACTCTACGGTCCGCCGGAGGCACGCGCGCATGCCGCGGCGCGGGCGTTGGGCCGGCAGGCGCTGCATGCCTTCACCTTGGAGCTGCCGAGCCCCGCTACGGGTCAGCCAGTCCGCGTCGAGGCGCCATTGCCCGAGGACTTCCAGCGCGCTCTCACGGTGCTGCGTGGTGGGTGA
- a CDS encoding DNA glycosylase AlkZ-like family protein → MARKVAASADSALSITLARARAHWLRTQGLAEPLKGSLEEVVAATGWVRTLGGVDVYLAVRARVPGLRRADLDAAAEASQLQVIPAVRGCIYLVPRAHVPLVMRVAEEAYRKRADREHEKVGLDAKELADVAEAALVALRKGPLSTDALRKAMPAGVVRSLGEVGKKVGLSSTLPPALRHLEFEGKVERRTEGGRLDTERYLWRLTARNPFTGAKVPAAAEERNARLAALFFRQFGPATVEDFAAWSAFSQRDAKAAVARAGLVPVAVEGYSEAAYVPEDVLAALREKVPVATSVSLLPAHDLYVSSHGGPAWVTDPKHHGLEVPTWGSAKGGTLGAAAHIFVRPVLDAERLVGLWEFDPKADDVVFHTFEPLAPKRRKAVQALAEDTATFLREDFSLARSFSLDNEDSVQKRADFVKSLGK, encoded by the coding sequence ATGGCTCGCAAGGTCGCCGCATCCGCTGATTCCGCGCTGAGCATCACCCTGGCCCGCGCCCGTGCGCACTGGCTGCGGACGCAGGGGCTCGCGGAGCCGCTGAAGGGGAGCCTGGAAGAGGTGGTCGCCGCGACAGGCTGGGTGCGGACGCTGGGCGGCGTGGACGTGTACCTGGCGGTGCGGGCCCGAGTGCCGGGGCTGCGGCGGGCGGACCTGGACGCGGCGGCGGAGGCGTCCCAGCTCCAGGTGATTCCCGCGGTGCGTGGCTGCATCTACCTGGTGCCTCGCGCCCACGTGCCCCTGGTGATGCGCGTGGCCGAGGAGGCGTACCGCAAGCGGGCCGACCGCGAGCACGAGAAGGTGGGCCTGGACGCGAAGGAGCTGGCGGACGTGGCCGAGGCCGCGTTGGTGGCGCTGCGCAAGGGGCCGCTGTCCACGGACGCGCTGCGCAAGGCGATGCCCGCGGGCGTGGTGCGCAGCCTGGGCGAGGTGGGCAAGAAGGTGGGCCTGTCCTCGACGCTGCCGCCCGCGCTGCGCCACCTGGAGTTCGAGGGCAAGGTGGAGCGCCGCACGGAGGGCGGGCGGCTGGATACGGAGCGCTACCTGTGGCGGCTGACGGCTCGCAACCCCTTCACCGGGGCCAAGGTGCCCGCCGCGGCGGAGGAGCGCAACGCGCGGCTGGCGGCCCTCTTCTTCCGCCAGTTCGGTCCGGCGACGGTGGAGGACTTCGCGGCGTGGTCGGCCTTCTCGCAGCGGGACGCGAAGGCGGCCGTGGCGCGGGCGGGGCTGGTGCCAGTGGCCGTGGAAGGGTACTCGGAGGCGGCCTATGTGCCCGAGGACGTCCTGGCTGCCTTGCGAGAGAAGGTCCCCGTGGCGACGTCCGTGTCCCTGCTGCCCGCGCATGACCTGTATGTCTCGTCGCATGGCGGGCCCGCCTGGGTGACGGACCCCAAGCACCATGGCCTCGAGGTTCCGACGTGGGGCTCCGCCAAGGGCGGAACCCTGGGAGCGGCCGCCCACATCTTCGTCCGCCCCGTGCTGGATGCGGAGCGGCTGGTGGGGCTGTGGGAGTTCGACCCGAAGGCGGACGACGTGGTGTTCCACACCTTCGAGCCGCTGGCGCCCAAGCGGCGCAAGGCCGTGCAGGCCCTGGCCGAGGACACGGCCACGTTCCTTCGAGAGGACTTCAGCCTCGCGCGCAGCTTCAGCCTGGACAACGAGGACTCCGTGCAGAAGCGCGCGGACTTCGTGAAGTCGCTGGGGAAGTAG
- a CDS encoding serine/threonine-protein kinase, whose product MNPTCPTCHTPHPGAEAGPRRTCAACGADLTPGAQTRSTPLEPDLTGESLAGFQLNARLDTDATGWLYAAEGHVGPCVVKVMSSSVTADAEARARFHREAETLRSLRHPGIVRVLAVGEERGHCWYALEPVIAPDLETRRDRVNALPFQEVEQLALRLLDALGAAHETGLVHGDVRPQNILLAKDGAMLTNFGLSLVPPGAHGYQAPEQRQWGRAVPQSDLHALGRVLHEALTGGMPETQPLPQGVPRHLRRLLKSLLSEAIQDRPDSAISARRLLTQRAPLGPLAVGIAALLAMLMFLLLRAA is encoded by the coding sequence GTGAATCCGACCTGCCCCACATGTCATACGCCCCACCCTGGCGCCGAGGCAGGCCCGCGACGCACCTGCGCCGCCTGCGGTGCGGACCTCACGCCCGGCGCGCAGACGCGAAGCACACCGCTGGAGCCGGACCTCACGGGTGAATCCCTGGCGGGCTTCCAGCTGAACGCCCGCCTGGACACCGACGCCACGGGCTGGCTGTACGCAGCGGAAGGCCATGTGGGTCCATGCGTGGTGAAGGTGATGTCTTCCTCGGTGACAGCGGATGCGGAGGCGCGAGCGCGCTTCCACCGGGAGGCGGAGACACTGCGGAGCCTCCGCCACCCGGGCATCGTCCGCGTCCTGGCGGTGGGCGAGGAGCGCGGCCACTGCTGGTACGCCCTGGAGCCCGTGATTGCGCCCGACCTGGAGACGAGACGGGACCGGGTGAACGCACTGCCCTTCCAAGAGGTGGAGCAACTGGCGCTGCGGCTGCTCGACGCGCTCGGCGCCGCGCACGAAACAGGGCTTGTCCACGGAGACGTGCGGCCCCAGAACATCCTGCTCGCGAAGGACGGCGCGATGCTGACGAACTTCGGCCTGTCGCTCGTGCCTCCCGGTGCCCATGGCTACCAGGCTCCCGAGCAACGACAGTGGGGCCGCGCCGTCCCGCAATCGGACCTGCATGCGCTGGGGCGCGTCCTGCACGAGGCGCTCACGGGAGGCATGCCGGAGACGCAGCCACTCCCCCAGGGCGTGCCCCGGCACCTGCGCCGGTTGCTGAAAAGCCTGCTCTCGGAAGCCATCCAGGACCGCCCCGACAGCGCCATCTCCGCGCGGCGACTGCTGACCCAGCGTGCGCCGCTGGGCCCTTTGGCCGTGGGCATCGCGGCGCTGCTGGCGATGCTGATGTTCCTGCTGCTGCGCGCGGCGTGA
- a CDS encoding DUF4476 domain-containing protein yields the protein MKALITSLALLFALPSLDAHAQAEMRRPPSPPPGQQMPQPHHPHQPNYPPQHTGSQVVVDRRELNERLDRLEKLLKEAEQRMNRQERNKFRNAKETLNSVQDLVNRAPLLATVLPPPAPMPPPQPVVRPISDSELRRIHSSISLQTFAEDKMRVLVSAAQHHYFLVSQVGQLLGNFQFTQDKLAVVRELKPYILDPQNSHTLYSHFTFSSDKKRLDDILSQR from the coding sequence ATGAAGGCCCTGATCACCTCCCTCGCTCTCCTCTTCGCCCTTCCCTCCCTGGATGCCCACGCCCAAGCGGAAATGCGCCGTCCGCCCAGCCCGCCGCCGGGGCAGCAGATGCCGCAGCCGCACCATCCGCACCAGCCCAACTACCCGCCGCAGCACACCGGCAGCCAGGTGGTGGTGGACCGGCGGGAGTTGAACGAGCGCCTGGACCGGCTGGAGAAGCTGCTGAAGGAAGCCGAGCAGCGGATGAACCGGCAGGAGCGCAACAAGTTCCGCAACGCCAAGGAGACGCTGAACTCCGTGCAGGACCTGGTGAACCGGGCGCCGCTGCTGGCCACCGTCCTCCCGCCGCCGGCGCCGATGCCGCCCCCGCAGCCGGTGGTGCGGCCCATCTCGGACAGCGAGCTGCGCCGCATCCACTCTTCCATCTCCCTGCAGACCTTCGCCGAGGACAAGATGCGCGTGCTCGTCTCGGCGGCCCAGCACCACTACTTCCTGGTCTCCCAGGTGGGCCAGCTCCTGGGCAACTTCCAGTTCACCCAGGACAAGCTGGCCGTGGTGCGCGAGCTGAAGCCGTACATCCTGGACCCGCAGAACAGCCACACGCTCTACAGCCACTTCACCTTCTCCAGCGACAAGAAGCGGCTGGACGACATTCTCTCGCAGCGCTGA
- a CDS encoding 2,3-bisphosphoglycerate-dependent phosphoglycerate mutase, with protein MPTLVLVRHGQSLWNQENRFTGLVDVPLTDQGRQEARRAAEALKGMKFDVAYTSALIRAQETLSILLDALGQQVPTIRDAALNERNYGDLQGLNKADAAKRWGDAQIKVWRRSFDVPPPNGESLEMTAERVLPFYERAIAGDLRLGKNVLVVAHGNSNRSLVMKLDHLTGEQVVGLELATGVPLVYEMSPDGEVLSKHTASP; from the coding sequence ATGCCTACCCTCGTCCTGGTCCGACACGGTCAGTCGCTGTGGAATCAAGAGAACCGCTTCACCGGCCTCGTCGACGTCCCCCTCACCGACCAGGGGCGCCAGGAGGCCCGGCGCGCGGCGGAGGCGCTGAAAGGGATGAAGTTCGACGTCGCCTATACGTCAGCGCTCATCCGGGCGCAGGAGACGCTGTCCATCCTCCTGGACGCGTTGGGACAGCAGGTCCCCACCATCCGGGACGCCGCCCTCAACGAGCGCAACTACGGCGACCTGCAGGGGCTCAACAAGGCGGACGCCGCGAAGCGTTGGGGGGACGCGCAAATCAAGGTGTGGCGCCGCTCCTTCGACGTGCCGCCCCCCAACGGCGAGTCCCTGGAGATGACGGCGGAGCGCGTGTTGCCGTTCTATGAGCGCGCCATCGCCGGGGACCTGCGCCTGGGGAAGAACGTGCTGGTGGTGGCCCACGGCAACTCCAACCGTTCCCTGGTGATGAAGCTGGACCACCTCACGGGGGAGCAGGTGGTGGGGCTGGAGCTGGCCACCGGGGTGCCGCTCGTCTACGAGATGTCGCCGGACGGCGAGGTGCTGTCCAAGCACACCGCGTCCCCCTGA
- a CDS encoding lipase family alpha/beta hydrolase, giving the protein MRNAVRTLVLAVAALGLWAQPALASTQTQTRYPIVLAHGMAGFDSLFGVYDYFYGIGTDLRAGGATVYVTSVPQFNTTEQRGEALLAQVKDIVARSGKGKVNLIGHSHGGLDVRYVAAVRPDLVASVTTVGSPHKGADLADYLRANLRGGSFTESVLAYFANNLGTVLGLLSGKTNPQDAIGALAALSKSGTAAFNQKYPAGIPSSSCGQGAATGTQGQRYYSWSGTDPFTNLFDASDYPMKLSSFFYSEANDGLVGKCSSHFGTVLRDNYDMNHLDEVNQVLGLTAFFTNPKTVFRNHANRLKGLGL; this is encoded by the coding sequence ATGCGAAACGCTGTCCGGACACTGGTTCTGGCTGTCGCGGCACTTGGCTTGTGGGCGCAACCCGCGCTCGCGAGTACCCAAACGCAGACCCGCTATCCCATCGTGCTGGCGCACGGCATGGCGGGCTTCGACTCACTGTTTGGCGTCTACGACTACTTCTACGGCATCGGCACCGACCTGCGCGCGGGCGGGGCGACGGTGTACGTGACGAGCGTTCCGCAGTTCAACACCACGGAGCAGCGTGGCGAGGCGCTGCTGGCGCAGGTGAAGGACATCGTCGCGCGCTCGGGCAAGGGCAAGGTGAACCTCATTGGCCACAGCCACGGCGGCCTGGACGTGCGCTACGTGGCGGCGGTGCGCCCGGACCTGGTGGCGTCCGTGACGACGGTGGGCTCTCCGCACAAGGGCGCGGACCTGGCGGACTACCTGCGCGCCAACCTCCGTGGCGGCTCCTTCACGGAGAGCGTGCTGGCCTATTTCGCCAACAACCTGGGCACCGTCCTGGGGCTGCTGTCGGGGAAGACGAACCCGCAGGACGCCATTGGCGCGCTGGCGGCGCTCAGCAAGTCCGGCACGGCGGCGTTCAACCAGAAGTACCCGGCGGGCATCCCCTCCAGCAGCTGTGGCCAGGGCGCCGCGACGGGCACGCAGGGCCAGCGCTACTACTCCTGGTCCGGCACGGACCCCTTCACCAACCTGTTCGACGCGTCCGACTACCCGATGAAGCTGAGCTCGTTCTTCTACAGCGAGGCGAACGACGGCCTGGTCGGCAAGTGCAGCTCGCACTTCGGCACGGTGCTGCGTGACAACTACGACATGAACCACCTGGACGAGGTGAACCAGGTGCTGGGCCTCACCGCCTTCTTCACCAACCCGAAGACGGTGTTCCGCAACCATGCCAACCGCCTGAAGGGGCTCGGCCTCTAG
- a CDS encoding YaiI/YqxD family protein produces the protein MKIWVDADACPGPVRDIILRAGQRVKVHSVFVANHALSLPRLAYVSSVQVGAGLDVADQHIAQQAQPGDLAITQDIPLAALLVPKGVVVLDPRGEVFTEENVAERLSVRNFMQELRESGVTTGGPDGYSAQDRQQFAGALDRELTRLVKAEPK, from the coding sequence ATGAAAATCTGGGTCGATGCCGATGCCTGCCCGGGCCCCGTCCGGGACATCATCCTGCGTGCTGGCCAGCGCGTGAAGGTTCACTCCGTCTTCGTGGCCAACCACGCGCTCTCCCTGCCCCGGCTGGCCTATGTCTCCAGCGTGCAGGTGGGCGCGGGGCTCGACGTCGCGGACCAGCACATCGCCCAGCAGGCGCAGCCGGGGGACCTGGCCATCACCCAGGACATTCCGCTCGCCGCGCTGCTCGTACCCAAGGGCGTCGTGGTGCTGGACCCGCGCGGAGAGGTCTTCACCGAGGAGAACGTCGCCGAGCGGCTCTCCGTCCGGAACTTCATGCAGGAGCTTCGGGAGAGCGGCGTGACGACTGGAGGCCCGGACGGCTACTCGGCACAGGACCGCCAGCAGTTCGCAGGCGCCCTGGACCGGGAGCTGACCCGGCTGGTGAAGGCGGAGCCCAAGTAG
- a CDS encoding lipase secretion chaperone — MKRRAVIPVAALCALLGAGVFSWWKARATPTPPGPAVAAVSTPMPSAPRVGTPAPHRAVLTASPTSATPTLPPMPGSLQDTEEDGSAQVDASGHLVVSVDLRRLFDYYLSAMGEEGLPVIRERILASLRAKNLPAAAMEEAVRVLDDYLAYRDAARTFAANQRGAELDLGARLESLRELRREHLGPWAEGLFGDEERVDAVSVERMKLQQDTTLSPEERERRIAALDEQLPAEYRASRDEALRPLRQQAVERELVESGASVEDLRQHRLATVGAEATERLEAMDREEAEWKRRLAEFRSRREALGQSEPNPAARQAAVQRLLFDSFTPEERLRVEALDAIDAAARAP; from the coding sequence ATGAAGCGCCGCGCCGTCATTCCCGTAGCCGCGCTGTGCGCCCTGCTGGGTGCGGGCGTGTTCTCATGGTGGAAGGCCCGGGCGACGCCCACGCCGCCCGGGCCCGCTGTCGCCGCTGTCTCAACGCCGATGCCCTCCGCGCCGCGCGTGGGTACACCGGCGCCGCACCGTGCCGTGCTCACCGCGTCGCCCACGTCCGCCACGCCCACCCTGCCCCCCATGCCGGGCTCGCTCCAGGACACGGAGGAGGATGGCTCGGCGCAGGTGGATGCATCGGGTCACCTGGTGGTGTCGGTGGACCTGCGGCGCCTGTTCGACTACTACCTCTCCGCGATGGGCGAGGAAGGACTGCCCGTCATCCGGGAGCGCATCCTCGCCTCGCTGCGGGCCAAGAACCTGCCAGCCGCGGCGATGGAGGAAGCCGTGCGCGTGCTGGATGACTACCTCGCGTATCGCGACGCGGCGCGCACCTTCGCGGCGAACCAACGGGGCGCGGAGCTGGACCTGGGCGCGCGGCTGGAGTCCCTGCGTGAGCTGCGCCGCGAGCACCTGGGCCCCTGGGCGGAGGGACTCTTCGGTGACGAGGAGCGGGTGGACGCGGTGTCAGTGGAGCGGATGAAGCTCCAGCAGGACACCACGCTGTCGCCTGAGGAGCGCGAGCGCCGCATCGCCGCGCTGGATGAACAACTCCCCGCGGAATACCGCGCCAGCCGCGACGAGGCGCTGCGCCCCCTGCGGCAGCAGGCGGTGGAGCGCGAGCTGGTGGAATCCGGTGCGTCGGTCGAGGACCTGCGCCAGCACCGGCTGGCCACCGTGGGCGCGGAGGCCACCGAGCGGCTGGAGGCCATGGACCGCGAGGAGGCCGAGTGGAAGCGGCGACTGGCGGAGTTCCGTTCCCGCCGGGAGGCGCTGGGCCAGTCCGAGCCGAACCCCGCCGCGCGCCAGGCCGCCGTGCAGCGGCTGCTGTTCGACTCCTTCACCCCGGAGGAGCGCCTGCGGGTGGAAGCCCTGGACGCCATCGACGCGGCGGCCAGAGCCCCCTGA
- a CDS encoding ChaN family lipoprotein: protein MRTLLIASVLLVATACSRASATRPGSAVEQPSVQAPLPIEWSSPLHREHPLTGRIWDVKAARFVDANTLRRSLAQARFVVLGERHDQPDHHQLQAWLIQALTEGGRKPALAFEMLDVGQQAAVDAALAQAPRDTEALALAVNWAGSGWPDWALYRPVFAAGLEAGLPIVAANLPRAQVRDLVMRGPEALAPELRQRLSLDTPLPEPVEQAMRQEQDEAHCGHLPQEMLGPMVQAQRARDAHLADRLSSADTGQGGVLITGNGHARTDRGVPAQLAARAPGQDVRSVGLLEVDPKLPEPADYAASFGAQSLPFDYVWFTPAVPMEDPCAALLKRPKK, encoded by the coding sequence ATGCGCACGCTCCTCATCGCCTCCGTCCTGCTGGTCGCCACCGCCTGCTCGCGCGCCAGCGCCACGCGTCCTGGTTCCGCCGTGGAGCAGCCTAGCGTCCAGGCGCCGCTTCCCATCGAGTGGTCCTCGCCTCTGCACCGAGAGCATCCGCTCACGGGCCGCATCTGGGACGTGAAGGCGGCCCGCTTCGTGGACGCGAACACCCTGCGCCGCTCGCTCGCCCAGGCCCGCTTCGTGGTGCTGGGAGAGCGGCATGACCAGCCCGACCACCACCAGCTCCAGGCGTGGCTCATCCAGGCCCTGACCGAGGGAGGCCGGAAGCCCGCGCTGGCCTTCGAGATGCTCGACGTGGGGCAACAAGCGGCGGTGGACGCGGCACTGGCCCAGGCCCCGCGGGACACGGAGGCGCTCGCGCTCGCTGTCAACTGGGCGGGCAGTGGCTGGCCGGACTGGGCCCTGTATCGGCCCGTGTTCGCGGCCGGGCTGGAGGCGGGGCTTCCCATCGTCGCCGCCAACCTGCCGCGCGCGCAGGTGAGGGATTTGGTGATGCGCGGCCCGGAGGCCCTGGCCCCCGAGCTGCGCCAGCGCCTGTCTCTGGACACGCCGCTGCCCGAACCGGTGGAGCAGGCGATGCGCCAGGAGCAGGACGAAGCCCACTGTGGTCATCTGCCCCAGGAGATGCTCGGTCCCATGGTGCAGGCCCAACGTGCACGGGATGCACACCTGGCGGACCGGCTGTCGAGCGCGGACACGGGCCAGGGCGGCGTACTCATCACAGGCAATGGCCATGCACGGACGGACCGGGGCGTTCCCGCGCAGCTCGCGGCCCGTGCGCCCGGCCAGGACGTGCGCTCCGTGGGATTGCTGGAGGTCGACCCGAAGCTGCCCGAGCCGGCGGACTACGCGGCCTCTTTCGGCGCGCAATCCCTGCCCTTCGACTACGTCTGGTTCACGCCGGCGGTGCCCATGGAGGATCCGTGCGCCGCGCTCCTCAAGCGCCCCAAGAAGTAA
- a CDS encoding GFA family protein: MNKNTGGCFCGAVRYEVSAPLTAVTYCHCSKCRKWHGHVGAYAAVDRDGFRLTEEHGLKWHTVSPTVRRGFCVECGSSVLFDEAPSAKMSICAGTLESPTGIREKAHIYLGSKGDYYDITPGLVEYDTFPGK; encoded by the coding sequence ATGAACAAGAACACGGGTGGCTGCTTTTGCGGAGCGGTGCGGTATGAGGTGAGCGCGCCGCTGACGGCGGTGACGTACTGTCATTGCTCGAAGTGCCGCAAATGGCATGGGCACGTCGGGGCCTACGCTGCCGTGGACCGGGATGGCTTCCGGCTCACGGAGGAGCACGGCCTCAAATGGCACACCGTCTCGCCCACGGTGCGGCGCGGCTTCTGCGTCGAGTGCGGTTCCAGTGTGCTGTTCGATGAAGCGCCTTCCGCGAAGATGTCGATTTGCGCCGGGACGTTGGAGTCGCCCACCGGCATCCGCGAGAAGGCGCACATCTATCTGGGCAGCAAGGGGGACTACTACGACATCACTCCGGGCCTCGTGGAGTACGACACCTTCCCCGGGAAGTGA